In Paenibacillus xylanilyticus, the genomic window AACCGATTTTGCGCTAAGTGGCGGATTGACATTAACCAATATGCCTCGCCTGAAAACAGGATCCATTGCAACTTATATCGTTCCAACATCTGTTCAAAAAGCTGGTGAGGTATATGACCTTACTTATAAAGGACAAGATGTGGGTTCCTTCGAAGGCAGTGGAACAAAATTAAATATGACGAAGGTTAGTCAAGTCACGAACGATACGTTCGAGATTGAAGCATTGCGGGAAAACGGTGTCGTTGATTATGGCTATATTATTTCGGCTTACAGCGGTGGCCGAGGGGCAAATGCTTTCGTGCTGGACGACCAGGAACAAGCTGGAGGACAAACGTATCAGATTATCTCATCTATGCAGGCAAGACAAGTGATCATTACGCCGGAAGGCGGAGAACCGATCGTTGCCAGATACGTTCCGTTTACACAATCAACTGACGGCAAACAAGAACCGAAGTTCAGATTGCCTGAAGGACAAACGTTGCAATCCGGTGTCCAATATACCGTATCTTCGGATTGGGCGAATATCGATAAGGCAACATTCACGGCACAATCATTTGATGCGCTGCAAGTTGCAAGTGCACAAGCGGTGAGTGAAACCTCCATTGAAGTTACACTTGCACAAGATCCTGGGGATGAGCTGTTTTCGGGCCGAAGCGTAACGTTAACCTCCCCGAGCGGTGACACCCTGACGGCAACCTACAAATATTCAAGCCGGAAAGGCGCAACTGGAGTTTTCGACCTCGTTAACGATGGCAAGTTAAATCCAGACACGACCTATGAAGTCAGCCCAGTGGGGGATTGGAGTGTCGCTTCAGAGATTACCGTAACGCTACAGTAAGGAGGCAGTATGAGCAAGTCAATATTGATCGCTATTCTAATCAGCACGGTGTTCGTCGTCCAAGGCTGTGCTCCGGCAGTAAATGACAACTCCAGAGTGGAGGAGCAGGCAACGTCCCTGAATGAACAGCTTCTAGAGGCAGCGGAGGATTCAGACCCTGAGAGGATCGAAAGACTAATCCAAGAGGGGGTCGATATCAATGCTCAAGATGATCGCGGAAGAACAGCTGCGATGATTGCGACCTACAACAAGGATCTGGCATCAGCTCAATTGCTGATTAAGGCTGGAGCAGATGTTAACATTCAGGACGATATGAAGAATAACCCGTTTCTGTACGCTGGCGCTGAAGGTTACTTGGATATTTTGAAGCTCACGATAGAGGCGGGAGCCGACCCAGCAATGACGAATCGATATGGAGGAACAGCGCTGATTCCCGCTGCAGAGCACGGATATGTGGATGTGATACGGGAGCTTCTGACTCAAACCTCAGTTGATGTGAATCATGTGAATCGATTAGGCTGGACGGCATTGCTTGAAGCGATTCTGTTGAATGATGGGAATACACGGCAGCAGGAAACGATCCAGCTGCTCATTGACCATGGAGCAGATGTGAATCTTGCGGATGGTGATGGTGTATCGCCTCTGAGTCATGCCAAGAAAAAGGGCTTCAAGGAAATCGAGGAGATTCTGGTTCAGGCTGGTGCGAAATAGAGTAAGGAAAGATCGATAATAGAAAAGAAACGACATAACAACGTAGAATGTGGATTATCTATTGTGCATATGATTGTAGAAGAAGTCGCCGATATGGCGGCTTTCTTTGTTTTAGACATAGAAATTTGAAGGTTGAAATGAATACAGGCCGAATTACTTCGTTTCATGAATTCGGAATCGTAATTGTCAGTACTGAGAAGGTTACTTATTCCGTTCCATTTATAAAATTATATCTTTATTGGTGTATTATGGGTTATCATTTGAGAGGATTGAATCTTGCGGTGGGAATTTTAGGTGGAAAGGAACGGGAGTGTGGAGAGAACATTTAATACGGTTTATTCAAGAGTGAAACGGAATTTGATAACCATGTCCATGTTGGGAATTTATTTTTTTGTTAGTCTTAACAGGAGCGATGAGCGATGGTCTACGATTTTTCTCGCGTTTTTTACCATATACGTTTGGACTTATATCATTGTGCTGTTAAAAATGTTATTTACGAAACTAACGTTTACGTTCGGAACAGATTACGTTGTTTCCTCGAAGGGAAAGAAATTCGAAGCTTCTCAAATCAAGTGTATCTACATGAATAACCACAGAATTGGTTTCAAGCTGCATGGCCGGTGGTTAGTGCCGATGGATTTATGTTTCTTTTTTGATAAGAATGAAGAGCGAGAAGGGTTGCTGCAGCTTCACCAATGGGCACAGCACAATAAGTTAGAAGTGAAAAGGAGATTCTTTCAGACATGGACGTAGTATACAGTTCAATAAGATCTGACATTCCGTAAGGGAGGGATTAATCAATCGTGATTACGCTTAGAAAGGTTACATTGGAAAACCGACGTACCATCTTTAACTTGGAGGTTGCAGAAGAGCAGCAAAAATATGTGGCATCCAATCTTTCAAGTGTAGCTTCCTGTTATGTTTTAGCGACCAATGGAGGTTCGCCTTTTCCATTTGCAATCTACGCAGATGAGCAACCTGTTGGGTTTGTTATGATTACGTATGGAATTACTGGTTATGATCTCCCCAACATCGCTGAT contains:
- a CDS encoding S-layer homology domain-containing protein; its protein translation is MNPTTRKIAAFLTITALGTAVFPLAANQVHAATYVTNVAATTAQLSSQQIDTAIKELNSLGIMNGYADQSMGEQRAITRAELASLVYKTFSLENKTGDSVELSDVNPAAWYATYATKLVELGIMEANEGQFNPQSHVSDAELVQVVSKAMQRDVKSVHQWMSTFYAENGSSTRGETAVLLNTARQAIPSEQAKIESVRSLNAITLIVTFDKPLTAADEVFAKAQTDFALSGGLTLTNMPRLKTGSIATYIVPTSVQKAGEVYDLTYKGQDVGSFEGSGTKLNMTKVSQVTNDTFEIEALRENGVVDYGYIISAYSGGRGANAFVLDDQEQAGGQTYQIISSMQARQVIITPEGGEPIVARYVPFTQSTDGKQEPKFRLPEGQTLQSGVQYTVSSDWANIDKATFTAQSFDALQVASAQAVSETSIEVTLAQDPGDELFSGRSVTLTSPSGDTLTATYKYSSRKGATGVFDLVNDGKLNPDTTYEVSPVGDWSVASEITVTLQ
- a CDS encoding ankyrin repeat domain-containing protein is translated as MSKSILIAILISTVFVVQGCAPAVNDNSRVEEQATSLNEQLLEAAEDSDPERIERLIQEGVDINAQDDRGRTAAMIATYNKDLASAQLLIKAGADVNIQDDMKNNPFLYAGAEGYLDILKLTIEAGADPAMTNRYGGTALIPAAEHGYVDVIRELLTQTSVDVNHVNRLGWTALLEAILLNDGNTRQQETIQLLIDHGADVNLADGDGVSPLSHAKKKGFKEIEEILVQAGAK
- a CDS encoding GNAT family N-acetyltransferase, whose amino-acid sequence is MITLRKVTLENRRTIFNLEVAEEQQKYVASNLSSVASCYVLATNGGSPFPFAIYADEQPVGFVMITYGITGYDLPNIADNNYCILRLMIDKQHQNKGYGRAAMLEVIEFIRTFPAGPAKLCWIPYSPDNLAAKKLYESLGFNENGEVCHGELVTVLEL